The genomic interval GACCCATGCGCTGGGTCTCCACGGGGCGGCCCAGGCCGTCATGCTGGTGCACTTCGCGCGCGCCGTTGGGCTGTGTCTGCGAGGTCAGCACTCCCGTGGTGGCGTCGTAATGGAACTCGAACTCCAGCGCGCGTCCGGAGGGAGGCGTGGGCAGGACGCGCTTGCTCGGGAAGGTGCGCCAGGTCGATTCGTAGACATTGGTGACCACCCCCTTCGAGGGGTCCTCCATCCGCGTCTGATTCCCCCAGTCGTCGTACTGGTACGTGTAGACCTGCCATGTGTCCGCGCCCGTCCAACGCGAGTGGGTCTTCTCGTCCCACGTGGCCGGGTCATACGACTTGCGGTCCCAGCGCAACGTCTGGTTGCCCTGCGCGTCGGCGGACTGTCGCCGCTCCGTGAGGAAACCGAAGCGATGCTGCTCCGCGCTGTTCTGGAAGGTCTGCCGTGTGTAGAGCGTCGCGGCGGGCGCTCCGGTGGTGCTTTGGACAATGGAGGTCGCGTTGCCGAAGTCGTCGTATTGGAAGGCCCGGGTCCTCACGCAGTCGGGCGTGTCCGAGGTGGCGAAGGTGTAGAGCTTCTTGCGCACCTCGGTGGTCTGGAGTTGGTAGACGCCCGCGCTCGCGGGAGTGCTGTAGTCGTATTCGGAGCGCACCATCAGCGCCCGGTCAGAGGCCCTCCTCACCGTCTGGGACACCACCGCGTAGGTGCGTGGGAACTCCTGGTGGTAGCGCGTCTCGGTCAGGGCCCCCGCGGGCCCCGTGTGTGGGTCTCGCTTGGACCAGGCCGCGAAGCCCATCCAGCCTCGGCCTTGGAGGTTGAGCCGGGCCCCCGCGAAGGTGAAGCTGTGTGAGTAGCGCTGGGTCTCCGAATAGACCTGCGTGTAGTCCGAGACCACGTAACGCGGATACTGGACGCTGCGCGAGGCGAAGCTCATGGCCACCGTGGGTGTCTGGGTTCCCGGGTTGGTGGCCAGGGCGTACGTCGCCCCGGGGAGGTGGTTGTTGAACAGGGATTGGGTGTCGATGTTGTCCGAGGCGGGCGGCTCCCGTGTGTAGACGGAAGGATTCGTCAAAGGCTTGTAGGTGAGCTCGAAGCGGCCCCCCAGGCCGTTGGTGATGGTGGAGACCAGGTCTGGATAGTCGACGGTGGCCGCCAGGAGATGCGCCGCGCCGGAGCCATCCACGTGAAGCAGGTCGGCCTTGCCCACACCCGTCAGCCCCAGCGCGGAGGTAGACTCTCCCGCCGCGACAAAGGCAGGCACCTGGGACACCTTCGCGTGGTAGCGCAACGTGTTGCCCTCGTTCAGCAGCACGGCGACGCGGCGGGTGTTGGCGTCACCGTCGCGCCGGTATTCGCCGACGATGACCAGGTCATCGCGTCCCGTGCCGGTGACGTCCGCGGGCATGATTTGGGGAATGACGCCGCCATACTTGAGGCCCGTGCTCCCCAGGTCCTGGACCACGAAGCCCTTGCCTGTGTTGTGCAAGGCCCGCAGGTGCAATGACGTTCCGTCGGTATAGGGATTGAGGAGGTCCAGCTGGCCGTCGCCGTTGAGATGGATGGGGAGGAGGCTGCCGCCCCAAGTCACTCGCGCGGAAGCGGGGAGGAGGGGCGTGCTCTCCTGTTGGAAGCCTCGGCGCTCCGGCAGTGCCCGGAGCCCGGTGATCTTCAGGAAGCCTCCATCGTTGCTGCCGTAGATGAGGTCCGTCTGCCCGTTGCCATCGATGTCCAGCGGCATCAAGAGCCCGCCAAAGGGCAGCGTCGTCGAGGTTGGCCCGGAGGATGACGGCGCGAAGCGGGTGCCATTGGAGAACAAGGGCTCAAGCTTCAACATCGCTGCGTTGTTGGTGGCATAGACGAGGTCCGTCCGCCCATCACCATCCACATCCAACGCGAGGAGCTGTCCGCCCCACAGGAGATGCTCCGGCCCGGCGCCATGGACGGGCCCTTCCCGTACCAGCGTCCAGCGCCCGTTGCGCTCGGCGGCCTTGAAGAGTGTCAGCCCCAGCTTGCCCCCATTGTTGGCGGCGTAGACCAGGTCCATGCGCCCGTCGGCGTCCACGTCGAGCGGGCAGAACGTGCCACCCCACGCGAGCTGCGCTCCGGCCAGGTCCACGGGATAGGGGCCATCCAACCCCGTGCCCGTGGAGAGATAGAGGTCCAGGCGCAGCTGCATGTTGGCGTGGTAGGCGTGCACCACGTCCGTGAGGCCCTTGCCGCTCACGTCCATGGGAATGCGCATCCCACCCGGCATGCTCTTTCCCAGGCTTCGGGACGCCTGGAACAGCGTGGGGTCCGCCTCCGTCTGCCCTTGCCAGGCGAAGGTGGTGCGGGGCAGCGACGTGTCGCGCGCCTCCGTGGCCACGGACTGGAGCAGCGGACGGCGGGTGGCCCGGCTCGTTTGATATTCGAAGCGGTAGGTCCGCGCGAGGACCTCCCCGGCGAAGGTCTGCACCTGTGACAACAGGCGGGTGATGCGGATGGGGTGGCCGCCGACGTAGGTGGTGGTGACGTCCTGGCGGTCGGTGAAGGTGAACCTCACCTGCCGCTTCCGGGCGATGGGGCTCTTGAGGTTGTCTGTGTATTCGATGAGCTTCGGGTAGTGCGCGTTGTTCTGCGCGTCCTGTTCGTACGTCACCGTCATGAAATTGCCGTGACGGTCCGTGACGCGATTGAGGGACCAGAGGCGTATCGCGGGGAGGCTGCTGGAGGCGGGGACGCGCGAGTCCACCGTCGCCCCGTACTCCCAGGTCTGCCCATCCCGCATGTGGACGGTGAAGGATTGGGGCCCTCGATTGACATCCCAACCGGAGGGGTAGTGGGGGACGACCTTCCGCCAGGTCTGGATTTCGGTGTGATAGATTGTCTGGGGTTGTCCGTACGGGCCGGACACCGCCATCAGGCGCTGACCGTCCAGGATGAAGCGGTCGTCCAGGTCATAGTTGACGCTGCCGTGCTGGCCGTCCTGCGCGACGGTTCTCCCCGCGCGGGTGATGGAGGACAAGCCACTCAGGCCCCAGCCGACGCCCAGGAGCCCGTCGCTTCCTCCACTGTTGTAGGCGATGCCCAGGCTCGGCTCGAGGCCCGCCGTCCCCGGGGGGACCTTGAGCTCGAAGGCGTAGGAGGCGCCGCCATCCTTGTCGACACTGAACTGGTCCGTGAGCCTGCCGGTGCTGTCTGCCATTGCGTGCCCCCGCGAGTGGAACGACAAACGAGACACCACCGCGGCGACGCGCGGAGTGTGTCGGGTTTGTCTGTCTGACGGAGGTCCGACGAGGCCCTATCCCCATGGAGCGGGAGGACCTTGTGCGAGGATGGGGGACGCGCGGGAACCGCTTCTACCTCCACCGCCTTTGCGTGTGGATGACCCAGAAGTCACAGCAGCCCGAAGTGAGCGGAAGTCTGATGACGAGGGCTGGCCAAGTCGAGTCAAAGATTGGCGGGGGAGACCGGCGTACGTGGAGACTGTTTGCCATCGACACGGACGGAGGATGCGGTCTCCCACCGGGTAGCTACGGACCGCTGGGGGAGGCGAGGGCGGGCCCGGAAGCGGGGCCCACCCTGGCGGGACTGCTAGAACGTGGCGTCGAGCACCACGTCGTTGGCGGCGCCCACGCCGACGGCGACCTGGTAGGCGGACACGCGGCGCTCGAAGAAGTTGGTGAGCTCCTGCACGTCCTGCAGGTCCATGAACGACAGCGGGTTCTTCGTCTTGAACACGGGGGCGATGCCCAGCATCTGCAGGCGCTGGTCGGCCACGTACTCCAGGTAGCCGCGCATCTCCTGCACGGACAGGCCCGCGACACCGCCACTCAAGAGGTCCTGCGCGAACTGCGTCTCACACTCCACCGCCTCGCGCATCATCGCCTCCACGTCGCGATCCATCTTCGCGTCGAAGAGGTCCGGCTCCTCCTTGCGAGCCACCTGGATGCACTCGAAGGCGAACGCCATGTGAGCGCTCTCGTCGCGGAACACCCAGTTCGTCCCGGCGGCGAGGCCGTTGAGCAGGCCCTTGCTGCGCAGGAAGTACACGTAGGCGAAGGCGGCGAAGAAGAAGAGTCCCTCGATGCAGCCCGCGAAGCAGATGAGGTTCAGCAGGAACCGCCGCCGGTCCTCCTTCGTCTTCAGCGCGTCCACGTCGTGGATGCTGTCCATCCACTTCATGCAGAAGCGCGCCTTGCGCTGGATGGAGGGGATGTTGTCGATGGCGGCGAACGCCTTGGCGCGCTCGGCCGGGTCCGGCACGTACGTGTCCAGCAGCGTCAGGTAGAACTGGACGTGCAGCGCCTCCTCGAAGAGCTGGCGCGACAGATACATCCGCGCCTCGGGGGCGTTGATGTGTTTGTACAGGTTCAACACCAAGTTGTTGCCGACGATGCTGTCACCCGTCGCGAAGAAGGCGACCAGCCGGTGGATGAGGTGACGCTCGGCGTCCGTCATCTTCGACCGCAGGTCCACCAGGTCCGTGGAGAAATCCACCTCCTCCACGGTCCAGGTGTTCTTGATGGCATTCCGATACATCTCGAAGAATGCGGGATACGCCATCGGGCGCAGCGTCAGGTTCAGTCCGGGTTCCAGCAGCATGCGCTGATCAATACATGCTCGGATGAAGACTGATCAAACTTTGAAGTCGGCCGGTTGCATCACTCTGCACAGGGCCAACAGTTTCAACTTACACGACACGAGCACACGTCGACGTGCGTGCTCGTGTCGTCAAAGAAATCCGTGAAACACGAGACCGATTACTGGCAGGCCTCACACGCTTCCGGGTTTTCCAGTGAGCACGCGACGGCCTCGGCGTCCGACACCGTGGCGGCGGCGGCGACAGGGGCGGGCGCGACGGGCGCGGTGGCCGTGGCGCCGGTGCTCGACACCGTGGCCTTGGCGATGCGCGTGGCCGGACGCGAGCGCAGGTAGTAGGTCGTCTTGAGCCCCTTCTGCCATGCGTAGAAGTACATGGAGGAGAGCTTGCCGATGTTCGGCGTCTCCACGAAGAGGTTGAGCGACTGGCTCTGGTCGATGAAGGCGCCGCGGTCCGCCGCCATGTCGATGAGCGAGCGCATGGGCAGCTCCCACGCCGTGCGGTAGATGGCGCGCAGGCTCTCGGGCAGCTCGGTGAGCTCCTGGATGCTGCCTTCGGCCAGCTTGATGCGGTTGCGCACCGACTCGTTCCACATGCCCAGCGCCTGGAGGTCGCGCACCAGGTAGCGGTTCACCTGGAGGAAGTCACCCGACAGCGTCTCGCGCTTGAAGAGGTTGGAGACCTGGGGCTCGATGCACTCGTAGCAGCCGGCGATGGAGGCGATGGTCGCGGTGGGCGCGATGGCGATCATCAGCGAGTTGCGCAGGCCGTGCTTCATGATGCGCTCGCGCAGCGCGTCCCAGCGGGCCGGGTCCTCCGGCGTCACGTTCCAGCTGTCGAACTGGAGCTCACCCTTGGCCGCCCGCGTCTCCGGGAAGGACGGGTGCGCGCCGAACTGCTCGGCCAGCTCGCACGAGGTGGTCAGGGCCGCGAAGTAGATCTCCTCCGAAATCTTCTTCGACAGCGCGCGCGCCTCGGGGGCATCGAACGGGAGCTTGAGCTGGAAGAAGACGTCCTGGAGGCCCATCAGGCCCAGGCCCACCGGACGCCAGCGGCGGTTGGAGTCCGCGGCCGTGGGGATGGGGTAGTAGTTGAGGTCGATGACCCGGTCGAGCTGCTTGAGCGCCAGCTGCGCGTTGGCGCGCAGACGCTCGAAGTCGAACTTCCCGTCCACCACCATGCGGCCCAGGTTCAGCGAGCCCAGGTTGCACACCGCCGTCTCACCCTGGCTGGTCACCTCCAGGATTTCGGTGCACAGGTTGGACAGGTGGATGACGTTCTGGGGCCGCCCGGTCTGGTTGCTCTTGCGGTTGCTGATGTCCTTGAAGGTCATCCAGCCGTTGCCCGTCTGCGCCAGCGTCTTCATCATCCGGGCGTAGAGGTCGCGCGCCTTCACCTTGCGCACGACCTGGCCGGAGGCCTCCGCCTCCACGTAGGCCTTCTCGAACTCCGCGCCGTACAGGTCCGTGAGGTGCGGAACCGTCTTCGGGTCGAACAGGCTCCAGTCGCCCTCCGACTCCACGCGCTTCATGAACAGGTCCGGCACCCAGTTGGCCAGGTTCAGGTTGTGGGTGCGGCGGGCCTCGTCACCGGTGTTGTCGCGCAGCTCGAGGAAGTCCTCGATGTCCGCGTGCCACGACTCCAGGTACACGCAGCACGCGCCCTTGCGCTTGCCGCCCTGGTTCACCGCGGCGACGGAGGCGTCCAGCGTCTTGAGCCAGGGGACGATGCCGTTGGAGTGGCCGTTGGTGGAGCGGATGAGCGAGCCGCGCGCGCGCACGCGGTGGTAGCCCACGCCGATGCCGCCGGAGAACTTGGACAGCATCGCGATGTCCGAGTACTTGCGGTAGATGGCGTCCAGTTCGTCCGCCGGCGAGTCCAGGAGGAAGCAGCTGGACAGCTGCTCGTGCCGGGTGCCCGAGTTGAAGAGGGTGGGGGAGCTGGGCAGGTACTCCAGCGAGCTGAAGAGGCGGTAGAGCTCGATGGCCTCGCGCGCGTTGTCGCCGCTCAGCGCGCACGCCACGCGCAGGAAGAACTCCTGCGGCGTCTCCAGCACCTCGCGCGTCTGCGGGTTCTTCAGCAGGTAGCGGTCGTAGACGGTGCGCAGGCCGAAGTACTCGAACAAGTCGTTGCGAGTCGGGTCGATGGCCGCGTTGAGCTTGCGCGCGTTGGCCTGGACGAACTGGAGCAGCCGGTCCGCGATGAGGCCGTGCTTGTGGCCGGCGGCGACGGACTGGCTGAAGGAGTGGATGTCCTGGTTGCTGACCTCCTTCTGGATGAAGGTGGCCAAGAGGCGCGCGGAGAGGCGCGCGTACTCGGGCTCCTCCACGATGAGGGCGGCGGCCGTCTGGATGGAGAGGCTGTCGAGCTCGCGCGTCGTCGCGCCGTCGTAGAGGCCGGAGATGGTCTTCGTGGCCACGCGCATGACGTCCACGCGGGACAGGCCCACGCAGCTCTTGCCCACCGCGCGGACAATCTTGTTCAGGTCCACCGGCTCCGCGGAGCCGTTGCGCTTGCGCACGCGCATGGTGGTGGAGGTGAAGTCGCTCGTGGGCGTGGGCTCACTGGCCACGCTCACGGCGGGCCCGGGGTGACCATTGGGCGCGGGCGGAACAGGCATGGGCGCGGGGCTGGGCTTCACGGGCGTTTCGAAGTTCACGAGCGGCTCACTCCAAACGAAAGGCAAGGCAATGGCGTGGCCCTTGGACAAGCCTCAAGCTTGCCCTGGGAGCGGTTCCCGAGCCACGAAAAATACTGCACGGATGTGTAGGGGAATAGGTCCGCTCTACCGCTTCGGACCTACCGTCTTGGGAAGCAACGGAGGCTCAGCTGACATACGGGGTAGAATGCTGTGTGTAAAGAAACCACAACCCCTCCCTGAGCCCCTTGGGACGCCGCCTGGTTGGTGGGGCGTCACAGACCGGGCACAAGGTATGGGGGGCCCCCTTTGGTGTCAACGCGAGATCTAGTGCTCGCGTAGGTCCGACCCTTGCAATCTATGATCGATCTCCAACGCTCTTCGTCACGTTCTCCTCACAACAGTGAGTGAGGAGATTGCGGACGTTCCGTACGGAGGCGCTGGAATCGAACCTGGGAGGGTGGATGTCCCGGTCCCTGCTCAGTGAGTCGTGCCGGAATCCGCCCCGTTGCCCACCGGAGAGGCCGGGGGCGTGGCCTCGGAAGGCGTCCCTGTGGGGGCGGGTGGGGGCGGCGTTGGTTGGGACTCCCAGGGTTTCTCCTGGGGGCCACTGAGGGTGTGGACGGCGCGGCGGAGGGACTCCTCCAGCTCGCGGGCGGAGGGGGCGACGACGGAGAGCATCTGGTTGGCGCTGCGCGCGTGGCGGCTCTGGCTCTCTGCGGCGAGCTTGAGCTGGACCATGGCGTCGCCGATGAGGCGGCGGGCGTCCTCGAGCTTCTGGCGGGCCTGATAGTAGGCCACCTCGGTCAGGAGCTTCTGGAGGGTGAGGCGCTGCTCCTCGGTGATGCCGGAGAGCTTCTCGGCGCGGCGCAGGTAGTAGAGGCCCTGTTCGACGCGGGCGGGCTCCTCCGCGCCGATACGGGGGCGGGCCAGGGACTCCAGGAGGGGGAAGAGGGCCCGGTCCAGCTCATCGCGCTCCGTGTACTTGCGCAGCACGAGGGCCATGACGTCCTGTCCCTCCAGGGGGATGGGGGCGTAGGCGTCCGTGAGGCGGGGGTCCCCGGGGCGGTAGGGGGCGGAGCCCATGGGGGCCATGCGGCCCTTCATGACGACGAGCTGGCCGTCCACCGTTTCCAGGGTGAAGGTGCGCGCGTTGAGCTGGGAGAGGAGGACGACGACCAGTCCGCCCAGGCCCAGAATCACGAAGAAGACGAGCAGTCGCGTGAAGGTCCGCCGTGCCCGATAGCCAAATCCCTGCTGTCCCGTTCCGTTCATGTCGCCTGCTCTCCTGACGTCCGGGCGCCGGGCCGATTTCGCGGCGCGGCGCTTTCCTTGGGGCGCGGAGGCCCACGGCTATACTCCTACCCCCGAACACACCCATGCATCACACATTCCGTCGCATGGGGCCCAGTGAACTGCTGCCCCGCTACATCTTCGCCGAGAGCCTCTTCGCCCGTCGCCGGGTGCTGGAGGTCGACGCGGTGGCGTCCACCGCCGGCGAGAGCGCGCGCTTCCTGTTGGAGCGGGGGGCTCGCGCGGTGGTGGCCTGCGACGCGGACCTGAAGGCGGTCCATGCGGCGCAGAAGGCGCATGGTGGGCCCTCGCTGCGTTATCGCGCCAACATCTACGACGACTTCGAGCCGGGCAGCTTCGACATGGTGCTCGTGGCGGACCTGGCGCCGTACGTCCGGGCCCCGGAGCTGCTGGCCGAACTGGCGCGGCTGGTGGCGAAGCAGGGCTTCCTGGTGGGCGGTCTTCGCAACGTGGCGGGGCTCGCGCTGCCGCAGTTGATGGAGGCGGAGGAGGGTGGGGCGCCGCCGACGTACGGGCTGTTGCTGGATGCGCTCCAGGTTCATTTCCCGCATGTGGAGGTCGCCACGCAGTCGCCGGTGCTGGGCTACCAGCTCGCCTTCGAGAAGGGCGAGGGGCTCCAGGTGGACGGCACGCTCGTGGAGAACGGCGAGGCGGCGTACTTCGTGGTGGTGGCGGGGCTGGAGCCGTCGCGGGTGGTGGACCCCACGTGGGTCCAGCTTCCTCCGGAGCCCTTGGCCTTCACCCGGGGGAAGATGGATGAGGTGGTGGCGCGCGCGAAGTCGTGGGAGGAGCGCGGCGCCCGGTTGAAGGAGTCGCTGTCGCGGCTTCGCACGGAGCTGACGGACCGCGAGGCGCAGGTCGCCGCGCTCAAGCCGGAGCTGGAGGATGCCCGGGACGAGGTGGCCCGGCTGACCGCGCAGCTCGAGCAGGCGCGGGGGACGCCGGAGTCCCAGCGGGAGCGGGATGACCTGGCGGGCAAGTTGCGGCGGCGGGAGCTGGAGCTCCAGGTCGCGCACGAGCGGCTGGGGGATACGGACCGGCGGCTCGCGGCGCAGCGGTTGGAGGTGGAGGGGGCGCAGCGGGCGCAGGCGGAGGCGGGTGTCCAGGTGCTCGCGGCGCAGGAGACGCTTCGATTGGAGCGTGCTCGTCGTGAGGAGCTGACGGCGACGCTGGAGGAGGCCCGCGAGCGGCTGACGCAGGCGTACACCCAGGTCCGCGAGCTGCAGGATGAGCTGTCCTCGCTGCGCATCGACCGGGAGAAGGAGCGGCTCTCCTCGGAGCGGGCGGTGGAGCAGTCCGAGGACCGCCGCCGTGCCGCGGAGGCCGCGCGCGAGCGGGAGCTGCGCATCGCCGAGCAGTACTCCGCGGCCCTGGCGGCGGTGGAGCACCTGAAGGAAGGGACCGCTCGGGCAGAGGAGGCGGCTCGGGTCGCCGCCGCGGCGGTGTCCGTGAAGGAAGCGGAGCTGGCGCGGGCGGCGCGTGAGCTCACGGATGCGTCGGTTCGCGTGGCGGCGGCGGAGGGTGCGCGGCGGGACGCGGAGGATCGGCTGGCGGCGCTCGTGGCGGACGGGCGGGGCCAGGAGACGGAGCTCGTCGCCGCTCGCGAGCGCGAGGACCAGCTGCGGCGGGAGCTGGAGTCGCTCACCGAGGCGGAGGGTTCGGCTCGTGCCACCGCGCGGAAGCTGGAGGAGTCGCTTCACGAGGCCCGGGAGCGAATCTCGGAGCTGGAGGATGGGCGGGCTCGGGCGGAGGCGGGGCTCGCGGGGGCGCTGGAGGCGGAGCGCTCCGGGCTCCACGAGCGGCTGACCGCGTTGGAGCGTGCTCTGGAGGAGGAGCGCGCGAAGGCGGAGGCGTTTGGAGAGGAGGCGCGCACCGAGGCCGCGATTCGGGCGGAGACGGAGGCGCGCAAGCGGGAGTTGGAGGAGGAGCGCCAGGCGCTGGTCCGGCGCGTGGTGGAGCTGGAGGCGGAGGTCTCCACTCTGAGCCGAGGGCGCCGCGCGGATGGGGCGCGGGCGGATGAGCTCGCGGCGTCGCTTCAGGCGATGCAGTCGGACCTGGAGACGGCGCGGCAGGAGCGCGACTCGACGGCGGCGTTGGCGGCGCGGGTGGGTGGGGAGCTGGACCAGGAGCGCGAGGCGCGGGCCGCGGTGGAGGAGGCGCTGCGCGTCTCCCGTGGAAAGTTGGAGAGCGCGACCCAGCGGCTCGTGGAGGCGGAGGCCTCCTTGGAGCGCACGCGCGAGGCGCTGGACGCGGAGGTCGAGCGGCGCGCGCGTTGGGAGGCGGCGCTCGCGGATGTCCAGGTCCAGCTTCAAGAGGAACTCCAGCGGCGCTCGAAGGCAGAGGCGTCCCTGGCGGAGGCGCAGGGGCTACTCCAGGGAGAGGGTCAGCAGCGGAGTCACGTTGAAGGGACGCTCGCGCAGTCCCAGGCGCGGCTCGAAGAGGAAGTCGCGCGTCGCGAGCGTGTCGAGGCCGCGCTGACGGAGACCCAGGCGCTGCTCCAGCAGTCGACCGAGGAGACCGCGCGGGTCGAAGCGGAGCTGGCCGAGGCTCGGGTTCGGATTCAGCAAGGTGTCGAGGCGAAGGCGGAGGCCGACGCGGCGCTGGCGGAGACGCAGGCTCGTCTGCGTGAGGTGGATGCTCGTGCCTCCGAGGAACTGGCGGAGGCCCAGGCTCGGATTCAGCGAGGGGCCGAAGCGAAGGCCGCGGTCGAGGCCTCTCTGACCGAGGCGCAGTCCCGTCTGCGGGAGATGGATGCTCGCGCCTTGGCGGAGCTGGCCGAGGCCCAGACACGTATTCAGCAAGGCGCTGATGCGAATGCCGAGGTGGCCGCCGCTCTGGCGGTGGCCGAGGCACGTATCGCGGAGAGCTCCTCGGCGAAGGCAGAGGCCGAAGCCGCGCTCGCGGCGGCGCAGGCTCGCATCGAGGAAGACGCCGAGGCGAAGGCGGCGGTCGAGGCCGCGCTCGCGGAAGCCCGAGCTCGGATTGCGGAGGATGCCGAGGCGAAGGCGGCGGTGGAGGCCTCGCTCGCAGAAGCCCAAGCTCGGATTGAGGAAGATGCCGAGGCGAAGGCGGCGGTGGAGGCCTCGCTCGCGGAAGCCCAAGCTCGGATTGCGGAGAGCCTCGAGGCGAGGGTGGCGGCCGAAGCCGCGCTGGCGGAAGCGCGGTCTCTTGTTGATGCAGGCACTGCGGCGAAGGCGGCCGTTGAAGAAGCGCTAGCGGAGGCCCGGTCTCGAATTGAGGAAGGTGCCGAGGCGAAGGCGGCGGTCGAAGCGGAGCTGGCTGAGGCCCGGTCTCGAATTGAGGAAGGTGCCGAAGCGAAGGCGGCGGTCGAAGCGGAGCTTGAGCAAGCCCGGTCTCGTATCGAAGCAGGCTCTGAAACGAACGCAGCAATCGAGGCCGCGCTGACGGAGGCGCAGTCCCGCCTGCGTGTGCTGGACACGCGCGCCAAGGAGGAACGGGCGGAGGCCCAGGCACGTATCGAGGAAGGTGCCGAGGCGCTGGTCGAAGCTCAGGTCCACCTGCAAGAGGTGAACGTTCGGTTGGGGGCCGCGCTGCCGGCTGACCCGACGCGTCTTCCGTCGGAAACCGAGCAGCGTGCCCGATTCATCGCTTCGCTGGTGGAGGCTCGCGAGGCGCTTGCCTCCGAGCGCGAGACGCGTGGTGAGGAGCCGGCGTCGCTGGATGAGGTTCGCCGGTTGCTCGTCGCCGCGCGCGAAGCGCTGGCGGCGGAGCTGGCGCGGACGCGGGAGCGCGCTTCGGATGTCGATGCGGTGGTCTCGCGCCTTCAGTCGGAGCTTGCTTCGGAGAAGGACCGCAGGACCCATGCGGAGTCCGCCCTGGCCGCCGAGCGCGAAGCCCTGGGCGCGGTGCGCGTGGAGTTGGAGACCGAGCGTCAGGAGCGCAGCGACGGCGAGGCCGGACTGGCGCGGGTTCACGAGCGGCTCGAAGGAGAGCAGCGTGCCCGTTCCGAGCTGGAGTCCTCGTTGGCGCGGGTTCGCGAGGCGTTGTCGGCGGAAGAGTCCTCTCGCGCGGAGGTCGAGTCCGCACTGGCCGAAGCTCGGGAGTCGCTCACGGCAGAGAGGAAGGGGCACGATGCGACGCGTTCCGAGCTGACTCGCGAACGTGAGTCGCGCGAGGCCGCGTTGGCGGAGGCTCGCCGCGAACTGGAGGTGCTGCGCGCGGATGCGGCGGCCCGCGAGCTTCGGATGCGGGACCTCGAGAAGCGGGCGGAGCAGTCGCTGACGGAGCTGCGTGAAGCCGCCGAGTCTCGAGAACAAGCGCTGCGTGCGCAGGCCGAGGAATCGGCTCGCGAGCTGGAGGCCCGTCAGGCGGAGATAGAGAGCGCGAACGCGCGGTGGACCACTTCGCAACAGGCCTTGAGCGACGCGGAGGCGGCGAAACGCTCAGTGGATGCGCAGCTCTCCGAGCGGGAGTGGTCGCTGCAAGAGCTCCAGACACAGACGGAGCGGCTCAGAGAGGAGCTTCGCGAGAGCGAGGCTCGGGTCGCGCGGCTGACGGAGTCCGCATCCGCGCACGCGGCCGAACTGGATGCCTCGCGCCAGCGGTTCGAGGAGCAGTCGGCGACCCATCAGCGCGAGCTGGAGGCGACCGAGACCACCCTGGAGACCACGCGACAGGAAGTGCTGGGCTTGCGTGGTGAGCTGACCCATTTGATGGCGACGCGGCAGGAGGTGATGCGCTTGGGGATGGAGCTTCAGCGCGCCATGGCCGCGTTGCACGACCGGGGGATGCACATCTCCCGGCTCGACGCGGAGCTGGTGGACGCGCGGGAGCGGCTGGTGGCTCAGCGCGAGAACGCCGAGTTGTTGATGGTGCAGTTGGAGACGGCTCGCCGCTTCGCGGGGAAGGCCACCGCGATGGAGAGCTCGCTCGA from Myxococcus stipitatus carries:
- a CDS encoding methyltransferase domain-containing protein, yielding MHHTFRRMGPSELLPRYIFAESLFARRRVLEVDAVASTAGESARFLLERGARAVVACDADLKAVHAAQKAHGGPSLRYRANIYDDFEPGSFDMVLVADLAPYVRAPELLAELARLVAKQGFLVGGLRNVAGLALPQLMEAEEGGAPPTYGLLLDALQVHFPHVEVATQSPVLGYQLAFEKGEGLQVDGTLVENGEAAYFVVVAGLEPSRVVDPTWVQLPPEPLAFTRGKMDEVVARAKSWEERGARLKESLSRLRTELTDREAQVAALKPELEDARDEVARLTAQLEQARGTPESQRERDDLAGKLRRRELELQVAHERLGDTDRRLAAQRLEVEGAQRAQAEAGVQVLAAQETLRLERARREELTATLEEARERLTQAYTQVRELQDELSSLRIDREKERLSSERAVEQSEDRRRAAEAARERELRIAEQYSAALAAVEHLKEGTARAEEAARVAAAAVSVKEAELARAARELTDASVRVAAAEGARRDAEDRLAALVADGRGQETELVAAREREDQLRRELESLTEAEGSARATARKLEESLHEARERISELEDGRARAEAGLAGALEAERSGLHERLTALERALEEERAKAEAFGEEARTEAAIRAETEARKRELEEERQALVRRVVELEAEVSTLSRGRRADGARADELAASLQAMQSDLETARQERDSTAALAARVGGELDQEREARAAVEEALRVSRGKLESATQRLVEAEASLERTREALDAEVERRARWEAALADVQVQLQEELQRRSKAEASLAEAQGLLQGEGQQRSHVEGTLAQSQARLEEEVARRERVEAALTETQALLQQSTEETARVEAELAEARVRIQQGVEAKAEADAALAETQARLREVDARASEELAEAQARIQRGAEAKAAVEASLTEAQSRLREMDARALAELAEAQTRIQQGADANAEVAAALAVAEARIAESSSAKAEAEAALAAAQARIEEDAEAKAAVEAALAEARARIAEDAEAKAAVEASLAEAQARIEEDAEAKAAVEASLAEAQARIAESLEARVAAEAALAEARSLVDAGTAAKAAVEEALAEARSRIEEGAEAKAAVEAELAEARSRIEEGAEAKAAVEAELEQARSRIEAGSETNAAIEAALTEAQSRLRVLDTRAKEERAEAQARIEEGAEALVEAQVHLQEVNVRLGAALPADPTRLPSETEQRARFIASLVEAREALASERETRGEEPASLDEVRRLLVAAREALAAELARTRERASDVDAVVSRLQSELASEKDRRTHAESALAAEREALGAVRVELETERQERSDGEAGLARVHERLEGEQRARSELESSLARVREALSAEESSRAEVESALAEARESLTAERKGHDATRSELTRERESREAALAEARRELEVLRADAAARELRMRDLEKRAEQSLTELREAAESREQALRAQAEESARELEARQAEIESANARWTTSQQALSDAEAAKRSVDAQLSEREWSLQELQTQTERLREELRESEARVARLTESASAHAAELDASRQRFEEQSATHQRELEATETTLETTRQEVLGLRGELTHLMATRQEVMRLGMELQRAMAALHDRGMHISRLDAELVDARERLVAQRENAELLMVQLETARRFAGKATAMESSLENERASLESTRAELSRVTERAAVLESQLEQARADWESRLTSTTALLTESTALLDAERTAKDSLESKLAETTTQLDSARANTAELESRLSETASQLGVHRNDTIELELKLTETVAQLDTHRNDLVVLESRFQETTAQLDSQRTVANGLESKLSSTLSLLEEVRASKDDLEARLSESASLLDATRTAKDAVESKLEARVAELESAATESGATVQSLQERATRAEAERERLQSDLTVARAARVRLEGRITALETASTDAVRMLDTERAERTHVAAALEEARRQLQQRDGSTSDRLTTLRTELTRLQEQTQALTAEKQELLNDRFERTRLESLVKDLQSRLSEMEAERTELLKALEELKASAQPEAVLEMAAEMEQLQTQVELLQDQLKAQETELATLRRQAARAGGNPVQDLYDDRANAELNTVKSEMSRRTSPPPPGGSTARTPTIPQVKPPRGAVPALDMPPPSSPKKADEHE